The DNA region TGCCATTGACTCCACAGCTGGGGAAAACTTGCTGATAAACATCTAGCATTTATCTCATTTGCATCTCCCAAGCCCTCCATGTTAAGCCACAATCTGCATCAATCTAGCATATGGAATACAGTTTTAGCTGACCAAACTGGGATGCCTTAGATTTCTATAAAGAGCCCTCAAGATAGATCAGAAGTGCATACACTCTTACAAAATTCTAATACAAGGGCACTCACTATCTAATTCACAACCATAAATAATCAAGAAACCATCATACAACACAATAGGCATTTGACAAATTCTATTCTGCCGTGTCTTTTATGTAGCACCTCCATAGTTATTTCTGTCTCCGGCACTTAATTTGTCATAACTGCGAATTATCTACTACTATGATGTTTCTTCCACACATAGCCTTTTTTTGTTCTGTTGCAGTCTTAACAAAATTGATCAAAACTCAAATCTATTTCCTAGTTGGAATCATAATCTAAATCCAATGCCAATCATTCTTTTGCCATTTCCCCTGCATCCAATGCTCGGGAAATCACATTTTTTTCTGCAAGTGCTGTACCTATTCTTTTTTCAGTTCAATGAGAAGATGGAGGGAGTTGCAACATCATATGATACTCCCCCATTTTGACTTAAAAACACTAAATATGCCCAACGCGTAAAGTGATCACATAGTTGGATCGAGTAAGCCCTCTAGGATGAATGCCTATTCAAATCAACACTACAATCAACAAACAAACTTAGGGTAGTATCTATCACGTTACTGGTGAAACTCAAACAATAATCTAAAGGTTCCCCTGCTTCTAGACATTGAAATACACATAAATTCCAACTCTCAGATAATTTTATTGAAGAAGTATATCAGTATTGGCCCATTACCATGATCATGCTTGAAAATAGTCAGTTTGCAACAATAACTTCAAATATTACATCCAAATGGCTGACATTTGCCAAAATTCCACTGTAATTGTGAAAACTGGTAGAAATAATTGAACAAGAACATCTTGCAACGATAAGCTGCCACAACACAACTAGAATCTTCACTCGGTGTATTCGTGAATTGGGATTTTGACATAATATATCAAAAGAAATAATTGAATGAGACATGCTTCAATTGATTGAAAGAGTAATTGAGAAAGGGACACAAACCAAGTTCCATGATTCAATTTTTGTCAGCCGAGCACAAGGATCTCCGCAAAGAAGCTTTCTACAGGTTATTGATTCTGCCGATGACAAGAGTCGAGCAAAAGcaaatgaaaaagtagagaaaagaaGTTGGAAAATCTTCTTTGATTTGGTTTCAATACACAAATtacagtactccctccgtcgctTTTTCAGTGACACATTGACGATTATTTTTTTGGGGGGATGTTTTATTGATACTCCATCCGGAAGATGACTTCTACTTTGAGCAACTAAGAATTTATGTAGCAATATggaatttatgtaattttattttttgtgtaagTGAAGAGAATGAAGTAGCACAtatgaaataaagtagagagaagaatatttttattcttaGTAATATATTTCtaagatataaatattattttctctgCTTTTTTCCATTTCTAAGATACAAACATCGAatctacttttttctttataataaaatgaggcACGTTTTTCCAAAAATTCAATAACTATCCACTACGTTTTGGCCTTTCTGTTTGTGGAGTATTCTGCCACAAATATGTTACTAGTGATTTCGTTCGGTGCTGATTCTtccgaaaaaagaaatatacttAATTCAATTGTTGTGCTCAACGTTAATGAGCTTAAATTCTAAATCGTAACAATCCACAAAATACATTTGCTGATAAAATTATTCTCTGCAATTAATTATTGTAATCACACATGTTTCCTTTTTTAAACCGAAAATGCTTATTAACTGTTCGACTATTTGTCTATTTTAAAGTGCACTCTCTTCCTCGGATTTATGCATAATTTGATGCATAAATTAGATTGACAGTTACACACGTGCAAAATGTTAGGTTGATGCAGAAGCCATTGGTCAGGATTTACAATTGAAAAATCACAAGGAGAAACTTGAATGAATGCGGTGAAAATAAGTGTGCAGTTTATACTTCAATGGTTTTTTGATTGAGCGCGGTGTATCTCCACCTCTCCTTTTCCACGAAGTCGGCGTCGAGAAACTGAGCTATGAAAGCCCACAGCCTATACACATCTTCAAAATTGGCCAAGTAAGTAAGCGCTGCAGTTACCACATTGATTTTATGATCATCATTTCCGCCTCTCTTCTTTGCTCTGCAGCTCCTCTCGAACAACTTCTGCTTCTCCTCGTCTCCCTTTTCCGCGTACCAAATGTGGTGCAGCATTCCATTGCTGAGCGATATGTGATTCCTATCCGCCAGCTTCTGCACCAGCGCAGGCTCCACCATCTCCCCTTTCCAGTCGCATATGTTGAATGCCAATGCCGGGGCTCGGTCGAACTTCCCCCTCGGCCCGTAGATTGTCACCAGAGGGAAGCTGTCGAGCCGGTTTGGATGCTGCAGCTTCGTCACCGCAGTCACCACCCAGTTGATCAGGTACCTTCTTCTGCTGCTGATCACTGTCAATCCTAATGAGTCCACATGATCCAAGCATCTGCATTCCATGTTTCCCTTCTCAGCAATGCCTTCCTTTACAGCTTCTTCGTTTATATCAAGTTTAGCCATTTGTTCGAGTTCTGTGTCTGTAGTACACGAAGAAGAGTCGTTCTTCGCAGCTGTGATCGACACAATTCCCGCACCTGCAGAAGCTTCCAGCATCGGGACAACAGATTTCTTGACGAATAGGCATCCGAAGCCGGTCGGGTCCTCTCCAAATACTTTGTAGAAGGAGCAAATGAGGAAGTCGGGGCTGAAGAGGGAAAGGCCGAAGCTGTCCATGTCTTTTGGCCCCAATGCACAGGCGTCGAGTAGGACGTGCCAGCCGTGCTCCTGCGCCAAGGTCATCCATTGGTATGAGTAGCTGGCTCCTGTCATTCTTGATTGAAGTGGAAACACAAACAGCCCTCtctgcttcttctttttcttctttctcacGACCATCTTCCTCAGCTTCGCAGAGTGAATCCTCAATCTTGGCCACTTGAACTCGGCTGCCATGAAGCGGGCCCCTCTCTTCCCCGATGTGCTGATCATGGAGCTCAGCGCCTCACTCTCATGGTCGTAGACCGTGAGTAGTTTGCGGCTGGATTGGTAAGGGTAGGATTCCGCTACAAGTTTGAATGCTGCTGATCTGTTCACTGTGAATACCATAGCATAATCATTTTGTGAGATATTTAGAAACTCCATGATCCTTTTCTTGATGGCGGATTCCAATTCCGACCCTTCTCCGCCGTGGAGAAGCTGCGACTTGAGGCTCACTGACTTGAAGCTTATACCGAACAATGGAAAATCGGACGAGGATGGAGAAGAGATAGCGGATCTGTACCGGGACATCACCTGTGATTGGGAAAAAAGACCAACACCAATGTAATCTAGGGATACATGGTTGGAGAGCTCGAGGTGGCCGTACTCACGAGCCCGGATTTGATCAACCGGAGCAGTATCAGAGTACTTGGGGTAAGCTTTGATGAACTGACCAAATGATTCTTGCAGAGAAGGGATAGACTCATGGTTGGTGAAGTTTGTAGCAGGGAAAAGAGAAGATGCAGTTGTTGCTGCAAAGTTGTGACGGCAAACAGCCAACGTGCTGCTTGTCTTCGTGATAGGCTGCTCCGCCTCTGGCAGCGGTCCTTTCGCAATCGGATTCGGACAACAACCCTGAAAGCATACTTGAGTTGCCGCTTTCAAACGAGGTGAATGCATACTTCTTTGTTTTTCTGATTATTGTGGTGAAATTGATGCCACTTGCCTACAAATTGGATTTTGTTGTTCTTATATATTCCTACCTATGATGCTTACATGTTAAGATAAGTGTGAAAAAACCACTTTTCTAAACAAAGTTTTCAACTCTCAATTTCTTTGTGGAATGGGACAGCCATATGATTGTATTCAAATGGCTCTATGACCTTTTCCTCTATATTTATTGAAGTTTCATTATCTTTTGCTCTCCTTTTTATATCTTTATTGAATAAATTCTAGCGCATGTTTGCCAAAGTTGACCTGGCATCATGACATAACAAAGAAAATAGACTAAAACCAATGAAAAACCTAGACTATTGATGATGCTTTCAAACATTTGGAACCAAATCTTAATTTATAAGATTTGAAAGTTGAGCCTAGAAATGTGCTAAACTgctattctattttattattaggATTATGGAAAGTAATAGTTCTCTTTTTTCCAAAAGTACTTTTGCTCCAAAGTGAAAGTAACAAAGAGATTTTATTAATGGCCGGCATTGGAGCATGAAGCTGGGCAAAGGTCTCATTTTGCTGTCACACacacaatttctttttttaaagttAGTGCTTCACCTAATTTTGCTCAACAAATTTACTCTTCTTTTTTCATTATTTCCCTCGAAACTGGAAGAGATATTTATCACATTTATTTGTATACATACATGTATTTGCAGTGATGTTTTGTACaggtgatttattttattttattttgtattttgaagCATTGCATTCCGTTTGAGTTTGTATTCGACTCTAATTGACTCATCTTTTCTTGTGGGGCAGAGATGtcttcaattatttaattttttgggaagAAGTCAGGACGTCAATTTCTAAAGTATAAAACCATGGACCATTTCTTTTctataattttggaaattttctataattttggaaatttaatTCCGAATTGTCTAGTCCGCAAATTATGTTGTGGAGACCTATCCAAAAATCTTTGAGCGTGTAATTGTGTCCTTGAAATTTGGTTTAAATGACTAACTACTctgaattaaaaaatatactcctacgtTCCACGGTAGTTGATACATTTCTTTTGGAACTGGACATTTAGAAATTAGTCTTTGGTaagtggagagaaaataaagcatataaatgaagagagaatatagATAATAGTATAGATATCTGAAGAGTAATATTAGTGAGAATAAACTaagagattaaatatgtagatTTTTGTTATAAAAGGAGTTAACTCAATTATAATGGGATGAACAAAAATTAATAGACTTAAATATAGTGGGATTGAGTACATAATTTTGACTATTTAGTGACGTTTGACACAATATTAATCTGCTGTGCAGACAGTTTCAACTTAgccatctcttactttttcctgaTCATTACATCTTAAACATACCAACCCACAAAAACAAAAGGTATGGCAGTTGTAGGTTGTCTTTTTCCATAAATCTAACAAGCTTCATCCAAGAATTCTTGTTAGTTTGATAGTTGTTTCCAAGAATGATATTTTAATCACATTAGATTTAGGTAGCATGGCATTTTCTTTGAGAAAAATTGAGTAAACTAATCAACAAGTTGATTTTTTAAGTCCCTTCAACTAAACTTAAGGTGTCTTTGAGCTGACAAGTTGGATTTGTACTTGTTTTTGCAGTGCAGTTGATAGTGACAGAATAATGTCTCgatgctaagagcatccacaatggtgcctagcgcaccgcctagcttAGCAttcacaatggcgcctagcgcaccgcctagccgagcgccggcgctaggcggtcgctaggcgaaccattggagaatccgaaaaccgccgagcggtttttcgaaaatcaatttcgcctagcgctaggcggtcgaaaaccgctgggctatgcgctgggcgatcctctcggctccattgcagcgcccggatcgcccaacgcatagcccagcggattttttttttaattttcgaaacactatatatacgcgatttgcacttcattttcattcgcaccacttataTTAACGAgttctcaaactcccccaatccccgttggaggcggatggaatcagatgcccgggtactacaacatgtactcgtggcagcagatgctacCCGGGATGCCGACCGGAGAGAGTCCGCCGGGGGGTTCCCGGCGATGCGGGGttgggcacccaatatgcagatgataccTGGGGGAGgttcggcgacgcaggggacgccgggggtcgtaccggcgacgcaggtgacgcggggggacgtctatcgccccagttttgattttttgactgcttcgtcgcacacatcgaccccaacggatgcgcagttcacgccgagcggttttgatgattttgcgttgtcggatttggggtttgatagtctcggagttccggaaactcccgttcaaacggggggagcagtgcagggtagtggcgccccaaagaagaagggcaagggaaagaaggtcggggagtcgtcgcagccgggtggggatgaccccacggtacggagaaggtggacggacgaggagaatGTTGCGCTGtcaaaggcgtgggtgagtgtttgcgacgatcctcttgtttctaataaccagaggatcgtcaacgtgtggggcaaggtagcagcagcctaccagctaTTTTGCCCGGATGGGAGGCCACACAACgaggaggattgccggaaggcgtggaaccgaatcagggctgccgtctcccaattttcgggtttgtatgccaatgccctccgcatgcagagtagtggccaaacggaggacgactgcaggaggatagcg from Salvia splendens isolate huo1 chromosome 9, SspV2, whole genome shotgun sequence includes:
- the LOC121749522 gene encoding molybdenum cofactor sulfurase-like, translating into MHSPRLKAATQVCFQGCCPNPIAKGPLPEAEQPITKTSSTLAVCRHNFAATTASSLFPATNFTNHESIPSLQESFGQFIKAYPKYSDTAPVDQIRAREYGHLELSNHVSLDYIGVGLFSQSQVMSRYRSAISSPSSSDFPLFGISFKSVSLKSQLLHGGEGSELESAIKKRIMEFLNISQNDYAMVFTVNRSAAFKLVAESYPYQSSRKLLTVYDHESEALSSMISTSGKRGARFMAAEFKWPRLRIHSAKLRKMVVRKKKKKKQRGLFVFPLQSRMTGASYSYQWMTLAQEHGWHVLLDACALGPKDMDSFGLSLFSPDFLICSFYKVFGEDPTGFGCLFVKKSVVPMLEASAGAGIVSITAAKNDSSSCTTDTELEQMAKLDINEEAVKEGIAEKGNMECRCLDHVDSLGLTVISSRRRYLINWVVTAVTKLQHPNRLDSFPLVTIYGPRGKFDRAPALAFNICDWKGEMVEPALVQKLADRNHISLSNGMLHHIWYAEKGDEEKQKLFERSCRAKKRGGNDDHKINVVTAALTYLANFEDVYRLWAFIAQFLDADFVEKERWRYTALNQKTIEV